From a single Brassica oleracea var. oleracea cultivar TO1000 chromosome C5, BOL, whole genome shotgun sequence genomic region:
- the LOC106343615 gene encoding probable mannan synthase 3 — protein sequence MSPFMKFFNFLYDSLPPSSWFLVQRRNLASSSETDEVIRSGIIGELIYIWKETRIFVFIPILKFLVTMCLVMSFLLFIERVYMSVVVVIVKLLRRTPEKVHKWEVINDDDLELAHTNYPMVLIQIPMYNEKEVCQLSIGAACRLSWPLDRMIVQVLDDSTDPASKELVNAECDKWARKGINIMSEIRDNRIGYKSGALKAGMMHNYVKQCEFVAIFDADFQPDPDFLARTIPFLIHNREISLVQCRWKFVNANECLMTRMQEMSLNYHFLAEQESGSSIHAFFGFNGTAGVWRIAALNEAGGWKDRTTVEDMDLAVRACLHGWKFVYVHNVEVKNELPSTFKAYRFQQHRWSCGPANLWRKMTIEILQNKKVSAWKKLYLIYNFFFIRKIVVHIFTFVFYCLILPATVMFPELQVPKWATVYVPSTITLLNALATPRSLHLLVFWILFENVMSMHRTKATFIGLLEAGRVNEWVVTEKLGDTLKSKLIAKATTKLYTRFGQRINWRELVVGLYIFICGCYDFAYGGSYFYVYLFLQACAFFVAGVGYIGTIVPIG from the exons ATGTCACCATTCATGAAGTTCTTCAACTTTCTTTATGATTCTCTCCCACCTTCCTCTTGGTTTCTG GTCCAAAGACGCAACTTAGCATCATCTTCAGAGACAGATGAGGTTATTAGAAGTGGCATTATTGGAGAACTTATATACATTTGGAAGGAGACGAGAATCTTTGTCTTTATACCAATCTTGAAGTTCTTAGTGACAATGTGTCTGGTGATGTCATTTTTGCTATTCATAGAAAGAGTTTATATGAGCGTAGTTGTAGTGATTGTGAAGTTACTTAGAAGAACACCTGAAAAAGTACACAAGTGGGAGGTTATAAACGATGATGACCTTGAGCTAGCACACACAAACTACCCAATGGTTCTCATTCAGATCCCAATGTACAATGAAAAAGAG GTGTGTCAGTTATCTATAGGAGCAGCCTGCAGACTATCTTGGCCGTTGGATCGTATGATAGTTCAAGTTCTTGATGATTCCACAGATCCAGCTAGTAAG GAACTGGTGAATGCAGAATGCGATAAATGGGCTAGAAAAGGTATAAACATAATGTCAGAGATTCGAGATAACAGAATTGGATACAAATCTGGAGCATTAAAGGCAGGAATGATGCACAACTATGTGAAACAATGCGAGTTTGTCGCCATTTTTGATGCTGATTTTCAGCCTGATCCTGACTTCTTGGCTCGAACCATTCCTTTTCTTATTCACAACCGTGAAATCTCCCTTGTTCAATGCCGTTGGAAGTTTG TGAATGCAAATGAGTGTCTAATGACAAGAATGCAAGAGATGTCACTAAACTACCATTTCTTGGCTGAGCAAGAATCTGGATCTTCAATCCATGCTTTCTTTGGATTCAATGGAACCGCTGGTGTTTGGAGAATCGCAGCTTTAAATGAAGCTGGAGGATGGAAAGATCGAACAACAGTAGAAGACATGGATTTAGCTGTAAGAGCTTGTCTTCATGGTTGGAAGTTTGTCTATGTCCATAACGTCGAG GTGAAAAATGAATTGCCAAGCACATTCAAAGCATACAGGTTTCAGCAACATAGATGGTCTTGTGGACCAGCCAACCTCTGGAGGAAGATGACAATTGAGATTCTACAAAACAAGAAAGTTTCTGCATGGAAGAAGTTGTATCTCATATACAATTTCTTCTTCATAAGGAAGATAGTAGTACACATCTTCACATTTGTCTTCTATTGTCTGATCTTACCAGCAACTGTGATGTTCCCTGAGCTCCAAGTTCCTAAATGGGCAACTGTTTACGTTCCTAGTACAATCACTCTCCTTAACGCTCTGGCTACACCTAG ATCACTCCATCTTCTTGTGTTTTGGATCTTGTTTGAGAATGTAATGTCTATGCACCGCACAAAGGCCACTTTCATTGGGTTACTAGAAGCAGGACGGGTTAACGAATGGGTTGTTACAGAAAAACTAGGTGATACACTCAAATCTAAGTTAATAGCTAAAGCTACAACTAAGCTTTATACCAGATTTGGACAAAG AATCAATTGGAGGGAGCTTGTTGTTGGGTTATATATATTCATCTGCGGATGCTATGATTTCGCCTATGGAGGATCATATTTCTATGTTTATTTGTTTTTACAGGCTTGTGCATTTTTTGTAGCTGGAGTTGGTTATATTGGCACCATTGTTCCCATTGGTTAG
- the LOC106343373 gene encoding ADP-ribosylation factor 2-B — MGLSFAKLFSRLFAKKEMRILMVGLDAAGKTTILYKLKLGEIVTTIPTIGFNVETVEYKNISFTVWDVGGQDKIRPLWRHYFQNTQGLIFVVDSNDRDRVVEARDELHRMLNEDELRDAVLLVFANKQDLPNAMNAAEITDKLGLHSLRQRHWYIQSTCATSGEGLYEGLDWLSNNIAGKA; from the exons ATGGGACTGTCGTTCGCCAAGCTTTTTAGCAGGCTTTTTGCCAAGAAGGAGATGAGGATTCTCATGGTTGGTCTTGATGCTGCTGGTAAGACCACCATTTTGTACAAGCTCAAGCTCGGTGAGATCGTCACCACCATCCCCACTATTG GGTTCAATGTTGAAACTGTGGAGTACAAGAACATCAGTTTCACAGTCTGGGATGTCGGGGGTCAAGACAAG ATTCGTCCATTGTGGAGGCACTACTTCCAGAACACTCAAGGTCTCATCTTTGTGGTGGACAGCAATGACAGAGACCGTGTTGTTGAGGCTAGAGATGAATTGCACAGGATGCTTAATGAG GATGAGCTGCGTGATGCTGTTCTGCTTGTGTTTGCTAACAAGCAGGATCTTCCAAATGCCATGAACGCAGCTGAAATCACTGATAAGCTTGGTCTCCACTCTCTCCGTCAGCGTCACTG GTACATCCAGAGCACATGTGCCACTTCAGGCGAGGGACTTTACGAAGGTCTTGACTGGTTGTCCAACAACATCGCCGGCAAG GCGTAG
- the LOC106343372 gene encoding GDSL esterase/lipase At1g23500: protein MNFSLLSTMLLALALSFVCLFSVGHAQELSGNARVSALFAFGDSMLDTGNNNNLRTLTKCNFFPYGRDFAGGKATGRFGNGRVFSDLIAEGLSLKTLLPAYRDPNLSNNDLSTGVCFASGGSGLDERTASSQGVIWVTDQVKDFKEYVTRLNGVVGEQTNALISNAVYLISAGNNDLAITFATGRAQSTISDYTDLMVTWTDNLLKSLYDTGARKFAVLGTLPLGCLPGARDAAGNFLKVCAYPANQWADTFNKKLAAKLNNLGTTLPGSKFVYVDMYNSLLDLINNPQASGFIDAADGCYMPTISPVPCPDASRYVFWDIGHPSEKSYQTISPKIIEELKEKLA from the exons ATGAATTTCTCTTTACTTTCTACAATGTTATTAGCATTAGCATTGTCTTTTGTTTGCTTGTTTTCTGTTGGTCATGCTCAAGAACTTTCAGGAAATGCAAGAGTTTCTGCACTCTTCGCTTTTGGAGATTCCATGCTCGATACCGGAAACAACAACAATCTCAGGACTCTTACCAAATGCAATTTCTTTCCGTATGGTAGAGACTTTGCTGGTGGAAAAGCCACTGGAAGATTTGGAAATGGACGAGTTTTCTCAGATCTTATTG CCGAAGGTTTGAGCTTAAAAACTCTCTTACCAGCTTACCGTGATCCAAACCTTTCCAACAATGATCTCTCGACCGGTGTTTGTTTTGCATCCGGTGGTTCAGGTCTCGATGAACGCACTGCCAGTTCACAA GGAGTTATATGGGTGACAGATCAGGTGAAAGATTTCAAAGAGTATGTCACTAGACTAAACGGCGTTGTAGGAGAACAAACAAATGCACTTATATCAAACGCTGTTTATTTAATCTCAGCTGGTAATAACGATCTTGCCATCACCTTTGCGACTGGGCGGGCACAATCCACTATTTCAGATTACACTGATCTCATGGTCACTTGGACTGATAATCTTTTAAAG AGTCTATATGATACTGGAGCAAGAAAGTTTGCGGTTCTTGGAACACTACCATTAGGTTGCTTGCCAGGAGCAAGAGACGCGGCTGGAAATTTTTTGAAAGTATGTGCATATCCTGCAAATCAATGGGCTGATACGTTCAACAAAAAGTTAGCAGCTAAACTTAACAATCTCGGGACAACACTTCCTGGTTCCAAGTTTGTCTACGTAGACATGTATAATTCTCTTCTTGATCTCATCAACAATCCTCAGGCTTCAG GGTTTATTGATGCGGCTGATGGATGTTATATGCCGACGATTTCTCCTGTTCCTTGCCCGGATGCATCTCGTTACGTGTTTTGGGACATTGGTCATCCTAGCGAGAAGTCATACCAAACGATTTCACCAAAGATAATTGAAGAACTGAAGGAGAAACTGGCATGA
- the LOC106295533 gene encoding uncharacterized protein LOC106295533, which produces MGIFPWFGGWISQNTQQPKKSENVKSKPVRETKTHNERDEMEQLKLWRDANKKEQYQEPPPTVKVRIDHKLDGLSRMEMEFILGLPPQTAYDVLTNQDNESYSREKNDRPLLKAVSRIVTSEKDEGEGHRPIVKVEKELSWKFLFLSGTLPIRLIVLEEPKKLYVDYLKDGKGIRTMETFEGRYTVEPVYVDAERLCKHMKPKSPEEYRRCSGGKGLIASKVKVDQTFRPASPWDLPLLSSYMRRFTIETTKKVAEDLQIRAADIRGIPELKGGD; this is translated from the exons ATGGGTATATTTCCTTGGTTTGGTGGCTGGATCAGTCAGAACACACAACAGCCTAAAAAATCTGAAAATGTTAAATCCAAGCCAGTGAGAGAGACAAAAACTCACAATGAGAGAGATGAGATGGAGCAATTAAAATTATGGAGAGATGCAAATAAGAAGGAACAATATCAAGAACCTCCTCCTACTGTGAAG GTGCGCATAGACCATAAATTAGATGGCCTTTCCCGTATGGAAATGGAATTTATATTAGGATTGCCACCTCAAACAGCTTACGACGTTTTAACTAATCAAGACAACGAATCATACTCCAGAGAAAAGAACGACCGTCCACTTCTG AAAGCCGTATCAAGAATAGTTACATCAGAGAAGGATGAAGGAGAAGGGCATAGGCCGATCGTGAAGGTTGAGAAAGAGTTGTCATGGAAATTCCTTTTCTTGTCAGGAACTCTCCCAATACGTCTAATTGTCCTCGAAGAACCAAAAAAACTTTAT GTAGACTACTTGAAAGATGGAAAAGGAATAAGGACCATGGAAACGTTCGAGGGTAGGTATACAGTGGAGCCAGTATATGTTGATGCAGAACGCTTGTGCAAGCACATGAAGCCAAAGAGTCCAGAAGAATACAGAAGATGTAGTGGTGGAAAAGGATTGATTGCGTCCAAGGTTAAAGTGGACCAGACTTTTAGGCCTGCTTCTCCTTGGGATCTGCCACTGCTGTCTTCGTACATGCGCCGGTTCACTATCGAGACCACTAAGAAAGTGGCTGAAGATCTTCAAATTCGGGCTGCCGACATTCGAG GTATTCCGGAGCTGAAAGGCGGAGATTAG